Part of the Salmo salar chromosome ssa10, Ssal_v3.1, whole genome shotgun sequence genome is shown below.
AAAATTAGTTTTACTTATGTACCTAACCATATACTTACCAGCTCTCTACAAAGTAGGGTAAACAGTACTTACCTATGGATATTTTGTCTCAATTTCAAGCAGCTGAAGGACAAACTGCACAGACAACCAGTAGAGTAAGTTTAAATGTCCTTTTATTCAAGAATCTGGCTTGTAAGTAACATTTACATGATTGTGCAGGCATTAGTGCCGGGCTGTATATACCAATTAattgtataatacagcctgattAATGAGACTACATCAGTGGCAGTTGGTGCCGTTTAAGACGAGGGAGGATACAGTTTTTTATGAGCATTGtcatatttctattacagcatattggatgactgtcattcatattccattcacccagctcaatttaACATCgacaggtttaggctactacgtgATACTccaattttccctatacccatcatgatgtttctacaacctagcctatgaatgaaagtttaggTGCACAGGTTGAGATAATTTTAAGAAATCAAAgtaacagacagtgacacattcaataccgccttgcacactctttcctgcatctagctgatctagggtgtaatcattagtccaacaattGCAAATTAgtttttattggacaaattcatgtatgtttatccccgtttcattcGATTTGGTTCcgtttaagaaaagtttttcaacagaatcggagaAATGAATACACCGttgatcacacacaaacacagtccactttcatagcagccatatcaaaacagcatgatcagctcgttgtgtgtgtgtatatatatatatatatatatatatatatatatatatatatatatataattatttctCGAAATTATCtacacgctctcctcctctcacttttGCTCTTCGCTTGtggacaacacatcagctgtctgtgaccaggtgaaaaaacctttccaagccaaaccttcatatcatgatgACTGCTAatctctacacacactacatcgttgtcacctcATCGTCAATATAGCAACTAGAACTGacgcattagtaaacccgctacattCATAtacagtcagaaagcagtttagcgggccctggtggcaataaattaatacaaccaaaagcttaccttgacttggaagttCCAGTGTTGGGATAGCCATAGTCAGCtagcattcctctctgtttgagctgggtgtttgagtaggctaaactagctagttgCATTCAGATAGCTCAGTTAAAgttcatgtaaaaaaaataagtaCAACCAaatatctctctcttgcttctccttaattttggaagaaattaatttgttcaactattgtctttctctccctttgtcaactactcaccacattttatgcactgcagtggtagctagctgtagcttatgctttcagtactatatTCATTATCTCATCATTTAACTGGGTAGACAACATCTCAGTTCATGCtgtaagagctctgataggttggagctcggaagttgtcataatgacTGTGTAAGTTGTCATAATGACTGTGTCAtaatgactgtgactgtgtaagcaaatgtacccagaggaggacagaagctatcTGTCCTCTggctagaccatggtgttaccctacagagtgctgcaaaggctactgtagaccttcattgcaaaacactgtgttttaatcaattatttggtgacatgaatatatttagtatagttttgtctaaaatgtttcactatttacatttttatgaaattcactaaggaggatggtcctccctttccttctctgaggagcctccactggactACATGGTCCCTAGACTAGAGTCAATTTAAGCTGAGTAAAGGCATACCTATTTGAAAGGTTGTAAGTGGCTTTGGTGAAGGTACATTGCTGTAAAGTCAATGCCAGCTAAGCTAATAAAGAATATTACAAAATAGGGAATTGGATTTAGCCTAATTTACTGTTCAAACACTATTCTTGTAATTGGCTGTTCACTACCTACAGAAACAATGTCAGAGTGGTATTTTTTGTATTCAGTTTGCATAGCTAGCTACATATTATAAAACCCTTAGCTTTCACACTTAACAATTTTGTGTATTTTCTGTCCACCTAAAGTAGCTAGTTGTGATGCGGAGAGGAGACCCTGTTCCCCGCGCCTTCCAGGCCCCAGTGGATGTCCATGCTAGTGTAGATGGCCAGGTGTACATGTTCAGGCGAGGCCAGCAGAATGACTCTGCTGGCTCTTCAGAGGAAGAAGAGTTCAATTTGATGGAGCTGAGGCCCCGGGGGTGGCAGGAGCTGGAGCAGGACAGACGCAATAGCCTCATGCTGCTGGAGAGGGACGTATTGGTTGGGGACAACCTCAACAAACTTGCTCTGCAATATGGCTGTAAGGTAAGTCCTGCAGCCCATGTATTTGCTGGCAGCAAACTGTACAGTGTACTgtacagcagtggtgtaaagtacttaagtacaaaTATTTAAAGAACTACTTAGgtcatttttgggggggtatctgtacttaactatttatatttttgactacttttacctcactacattcctgatgaaaataatgtactttttactctataccttttccctgacacccgaaagtactcgttacattttgaatgcttagcaggacaggaaaatggtcaaattcatgcacttatcaagagaacctcCCTTGTCATTCctcctgcctctgatctggtggactcacttaACACACgggcttcatttgtaaattatgtctgagttttagtgtgccactggctatctgtaaataaaattaaaacaagaaaataatgcgttctggtttgcttaatataaggaatttgaagtgATGTATActttacttttgatagttaagtatttttaaaaccaaatacttttactcaagtagtattttaatgggtgactttcacttttacttgtgtCATTTTCTACGAAGgtacctttacttttactcaagcatggcagttgggtacttttcccaccactgctcTACAGGACACGCTACGGCAAGCACTGTACATACGCGTCTGCATAGGCTACTGATACTGTGTGCTCACATTATGCCAATATTGACACTTGTCTTATTCTCAACAGGTGGCAGACATAAAGAGAGTGAACAACCTGattcaggaacaggatatatttGCTTTGAAATCAATCAAAATCCCTGTAAAGAAACACAGCTTATTGACTGAGGCTAACACAGAGCTAAAAGAGCCAGATCCAGGAACCTCAAATTCAGCCACACCACTGCCCCAGCCACAGGGCAAACTTACAGCCAGCTCCCCTGGTAGGCCACATCTACAGGAGTACACCGACTACCTCAAGGAAGTGGACCATGACATTGAGAGACTGATCCAAACCACAAATGCACAGGATGAGGTTTTTTTAGAGTCTGCAGAAAGGCCACAAAAGTTGGGCTCCAGAGGCCAGCGCCTGACCAGCTATGGAGCAGACTGGGGCATCCAGTGGTGGAACGCTGTGGTGGCCATGCTCCTGATAGGCATTATCCTACCTGTCTTTTATGTTGTTTATATCAAAACTCAAGATACTGGAGTGCCTGCTGCTGTAGCTACCTCAAACAGCTCAGGGACAGGCCTCAGCACAGATAGCCCTAGGAGCACTTTTAGCAGCCAAGAGAGTGTGTCCCTCAGTCTGAACAAACCTAACACTTAATTGAGGGAAACAATGTCTATGGACTTCATGCTTAACTTTGGTCAACCAATGTTAGCCATAAGTACAATCACTTTGAATCCCTAAATAATGTTCTGCTTAAAGGTCATCAAAGTATTGCCTTAACAAAGATGTGTTGCTGTGTAACATTTCTTTACACAAGCTTGAAACTTTTACTTTAGTATGGATTTCTGTATGTGTTTTACCACGTATATTGGACTTCATAGTTTCCGATTTTGTGTGCCTTATTAGATGTGTGACTTATCCAGTCACTGTTCTTTCTTGTTTGTGCTAATTATTTTTGAACGTATTTAAACACAAGTGGTTGCTTTGTGAAATTACAGCTTCAATTGAATATGGATATTCAGTTTCAGACTTTCTTAGACAGTCTAAACTAATGgtacaaaatgttttatttttctatgATAAAGATATAATGCCAACGGTGACATTTACAGAGATGTGTATGAACTAacatgtttgtgttttgtttcaatACTTTATTAAGTGCAGTAAATGTCCTTTAAAGGGATAATTGTGGATTTTGGCAATgttgccctttatctacttcctcagggtcagatgaactcgtggataccatttttatgtattTGCTTGCAGTATTTTGGAAGTTAAGAGGTAGTTTTGTGAGTCAATTAGCGCAAGTTAGCGCAATGCCTGGAAGTCTACTGTTCCCATAGACTTTCAGttattgtgctaatgctagttagcaacttccttcaaactgcacgcagatacaatacataaaaatggtatccacaagtttcaTCGGACTCTGGGGaaatagataaagggcctcattgccaaaaaccccgaactatccctttaaactaGGAATTAAAACTAAACCATGCATGCATAAAATGTCCGCTTGCAGGTCTGTGAACTAGGCTATGCGGTGTGTTACACTGATGTAGGCCAGGCCTATCAGAAAGCAAAGCAGTCAAAGGTTTTTCAATACTGCTGCCATGGTCCGTTTCAATCAAGTGCTCTTACTCTTTGTGCCAATCAGTTAATGTTACTCCTGGAAAAATATAACCTGATATTCGTATTGCCTTCGATCCAAAATAATGGTGAGAATATGTAAATGCATGAATTACTCCCCCTGTTAATAACatgttttataagttagcatTAGTGTTATTTTCCAAAGTTACAAAAGTGTTTTTTGAGAATGTATGAACCATTCAAGA
Proteins encoded:
- the LOC106560799 gene encoding lysM and putative peptidoglycan-binding domain-containing protein 4, which encodes MRRGDPVPRAFQAPVDVHASVDGQVYMFRRGQQNDSAGSSEEEEFNLMELRPRGWQELEQDRRNSLMLLERDVLVGDNLNKLALQYGCKVADIKRVNNLIQEQDIFALKSIKIPVKKHSLLTEANTELKEPDPGTSNSATPLPQPQGKLTASSPGRPHLQEYTDYLKEVDHDIERLIQTTNAQDEVFLESAERPQKLGSRGQRLTSYGADWGIQWWNAVVAMLLIGIILPVFYVVYIKTQDTGVPAAVATSNSSGTGLSTDSPRSTFSSQESVSLSLNKPNT